One part of the Oncorhynchus kisutch isolate 150728-3 linkage group LG22, Okis_V2, whole genome shotgun sequence genome encodes these proteins:
- the LOC109867425 gene encoding DEP domain-containing protein 7 isoform X1, translated as MATVKERAAALNLSGKLCLPSPGHGMVHKSFQASPMWSSIIANLKMSVKVKRRRFHLKSHNDCFLGSDAVAVVLSHIVQNKFFEGADISRDKVVRVCQALLDCKVFETVGAKVFGKDKRQYVFQDSNGYLYRFLNTQMPSMDELEKGVLSPGIQSTFCSASCRQEEQLYSHGTPLRSNQLLDTVLGSLSPSKAHIDSPLPQTLVDEVLREETMLRLLQLVELPMLDNLLEGGETSPRRMAQRDPDLIYTSNYLDREILRAFKDSQEDDWLTAALDCLEFLPDQQVVEVSRDLPRCPNVVGVGQGQPCCSGSGTQQCKLLLYETLVKYYGQSDRSPLLANHMSDIYTGVTELLVNAKFYKALEALQLCLKLLHPRKREELRTLLSFMAMAADPLEIKLDKEIENKMVVKMAFSRAIIHSKSLAKEKVDLLVLFMLDNRHYIFKIPGSLHKLVSDKLARVVQGEQLDVTGSTFCQQVSTKAYTDCTQRTTQEALLVLLRNIHEDPKHSAKERKRLLRQFYQGHPEIFVQYFGDSVSAVGV; from the exons ATGGCCACAGTAAAGGAGAGAGCTGCCGCGCTGAATTTGTCTGGAAAGTTGTGTCTGCCTTCTCCAG GTCATGGCATGGTCCATAAGTCATTCCAGGCCTCTCCTATGTGGAGCAGCATCATTGCCAACCTCAAAATGTCAGTAAAGGTGAAGCGAAGGCGCTTTCACCTGAAGTCGCATAATGACTGCTTTCTGGGGTCAGATGCAGTGGCTGTGGTGTTGTCCCATATAGTCCAGAACAAGTTTTTTGAAGGTGCTGACATCTCACGGGACAAGGTGGTGCGTGTTTGTCAGGCCCTCCTGGACTGTAAGGTGTTTGAGACAGTTGGAGCAAAGGTCTTTGGCAAAGATAAGAGGCAATATGTTTTCCAGGACAGCAATGGTTACCTCTACAGGTTTCTGAACACACAAATGCCTTCTATGGATGAACTTGAAAAAGGAGTCCTTTCTCCTGGTATTCAAAGCACCTTTTGCAGTGCTTCTTGCAG GCAAGAGGAGCAACTCTATTCACATGGTACACCTCTGAGATCCAACCAACTGTTGGACACTGTCCTGGGAAGTCTGAGTCCAAGCAAAGCACACATTGATTCTCCATTACCACAGACCC TGGTTGATGAAGTGTTGCGTGAGGAAACGATGCTGAGACTGCTGCAGCTGGTAGAGCTCCCTATGTTGGACAATCTGTTAGAAGGTGGAGAGACCTCTCCCCGTCGCATGGCACAGAGGGACCCAGACTTGATTTACACCAGCAACTACCTGGACCGTGAGATCCTGAGGGCCTTCAAGGACTCACA GGAGGATGATTGGCTTACAGCAGCATTGGACTGTCTGGAGTTCCTCCCTGACCAGCAGGTGGTGGAGGTGAGCCGTGATCTGCCCAGGTGTCCAAACGTGGTGGGTGTCGGCCAGGGTCAGCCCTGTTGTTCAGGCTCAGGCACCCAGCAGTGCAAACTTCTGCTGTATGAAACATTGGTGAAATACTATGGCCAGTCCGACCGCTCACCCCTGCTCGCCAACCACATGTCCGACATCTACACTGGGGTTACCGAATTACTAG TGAATGCGAAGTTTTATAAAGCTCTTGAGGCACTGCAGTTGTGTTTGAAGCTTCTGCACCCTCGTAAGCGGGAGGAACTGCGCACATTGTTGAGCTTCATGGCTATGGCTGCAGACCCGCTGGAAATCAAGCTGGACAAAGAG ATTGAGAACAAAATGGTTGTGAAGATGGCTTTTTCCAGAGCCATCATCCACAGCAAATCTTTAGCCAAAGAGAAAGTGGACCTCCTGGTGCTGTTTATGCTGGACAACCGCCATTACATTTTTAAG ATACCAGGATCTTTGCACAAGCTGGTCAGTGACAAACTTGCCAGAGTtgtgcaaggggaacaactagaTGTGACAG GGTCCACATTCTGTCAGCAAGTCTCAACAAAGGCTTATACTGACTGTACTCAAAGAACAACACAAGAAGCGCTGTTGGTGTTACTGAGGAATATTCATGAAGACCCAAAGCACTCTGCCAAAGAGAGGAAACGGCTCCTCAGGCAATTTTACCAAGGCCACCCAGAAATATTTGTTCAGTATTTTGGAGATTCTGTGTCTGCTGTCGGTGTGTAG
- the LOC109867425 gene encoding DEP domain-containing protein 7 isoform X2 has translation MATVKERAAALNLSGKLCLPSPGHGMVHKSFQASPMWSSIIANLKMSVKVKRRRFHLKSHNDCFLGSDAVAVVLSHIVQNKFFEGADISRDKVVRVCQALLDCKVFETVGAKVFGKDKRQYVFQDSNGYLYRFLNTQMPSMDELEKGVLSPGIQSTFCSASCRQEEQLYSHGTPLRSNQLLDTVLGSLSPSKAHIDSPLPQTLVDEVLREETMLRLLQLVELPMLDNLLEGGETSPRRMAQRDPDLIYTSNYLDREILRAFKDSQEDDWLTAALDCLEFLPDQQVVEVSRDLPRCPNVVGVGQGQPCCSGSGTQQCKLLLYETLVKYYGQSDRSPLLANHMSDIYTGVTELLVNAKFYKALEALQLCLKLLHPRKREELRTLLSFMAMAADPLEIKLDKEIENKMVVKMAFSRAIIHSKSLAKEKVDLLVLFMLDNRHYIFKGPHSVSKSQQRLILTVLKEQHKKRCWCY, from the exons ATGGCCACAGTAAAGGAGAGAGCTGCCGCGCTGAATTTGTCTGGAAAGTTGTGTCTGCCTTCTCCAG GTCATGGCATGGTCCATAAGTCATTCCAGGCCTCTCCTATGTGGAGCAGCATCATTGCCAACCTCAAAATGTCAGTAAAGGTGAAGCGAAGGCGCTTTCACCTGAAGTCGCATAATGACTGCTTTCTGGGGTCAGATGCAGTGGCTGTGGTGTTGTCCCATATAGTCCAGAACAAGTTTTTTGAAGGTGCTGACATCTCACGGGACAAGGTGGTGCGTGTTTGTCAGGCCCTCCTGGACTGTAAGGTGTTTGAGACAGTTGGAGCAAAGGTCTTTGGCAAAGATAAGAGGCAATATGTTTTCCAGGACAGCAATGGTTACCTCTACAGGTTTCTGAACACACAAATGCCTTCTATGGATGAACTTGAAAAAGGAGTCCTTTCTCCTGGTATTCAAAGCACCTTTTGCAGTGCTTCTTGCAG GCAAGAGGAGCAACTCTATTCACATGGTACACCTCTGAGATCCAACCAACTGTTGGACACTGTCCTGGGAAGTCTGAGTCCAAGCAAAGCACACATTGATTCTCCATTACCACAGACCC TGGTTGATGAAGTGTTGCGTGAGGAAACGATGCTGAGACTGCTGCAGCTGGTAGAGCTCCCTATGTTGGACAATCTGTTAGAAGGTGGAGAGACCTCTCCCCGTCGCATGGCACAGAGGGACCCAGACTTGATTTACACCAGCAACTACCTGGACCGTGAGATCCTGAGGGCCTTCAAGGACTCACA GGAGGATGATTGGCTTACAGCAGCATTGGACTGTCTGGAGTTCCTCCCTGACCAGCAGGTGGTGGAGGTGAGCCGTGATCTGCCCAGGTGTCCAAACGTGGTGGGTGTCGGCCAGGGTCAGCCCTGTTGTTCAGGCTCAGGCACCCAGCAGTGCAAACTTCTGCTGTATGAAACATTGGTGAAATACTATGGCCAGTCCGACCGCTCACCCCTGCTCGCCAACCACATGTCCGACATCTACACTGGGGTTACCGAATTACTAG TGAATGCGAAGTTTTATAAAGCTCTTGAGGCACTGCAGTTGTGTTTGAAGCTTCTGCACCCTCGTAAGCGGGAGGAACTGCGCACATTGTTGAGCTTCATGGCTATGGCTGCAGACCCGCTGGAAATCAAGCTGGACAAAGAG ATTGAGAACAAAATGGTTGTGAAGATGGCTTTTTCCAGAGCCATCATCCACAGCAAATCTTTAGCCAAAGAGAAAGTGGACCTCCTGGTGCTGTTTATGCTGGACAACCGCCATTACATTTTTAAG GGTCCACATTCTGTCAGCAAGTCTCAACAAAGGCTTATACTGACTGTACTCAAAGAACAACACAAGAAGCGCTGTTGGTGTTACTGA